The DNA sequence ATCGAGGACGAGGCGGCCGGCGCGACGCACTTCGACATCGCGGAGCGGAAGACGAAGCGGTACGACGCGGTGCTCACCGTCACCCCCCTCGACGGGCTCTCGATCGGGCTGACGGCGGCGCAGGACAAGAGCGACTACGAGGACAGCGTCTTCGGGCTGACCTACCGCAAGACCCACAGCTACGGGCTCGACGTCTCGTACGCCTTCGGCGAGACGTTCAGCGTCTACGGCGGCTACGTGAAGGACAAGATGGACTGGGACCAGGCCAGCCGCTACCGCGCGGCGTCGCCGCCGGCCCAAGTGGACAACCCGCTCAACAATTGGTTCGCGCGGACCCGCGACGACAACAAGACCTGGAGCCTCGGCGCCGACTGGAAGGCGATCAAGGACAAGCTCTCCTTCTCCGCCGACTACACCAAGTCCGACGGCTCGAGCGCGCAGCAGTGCATCCCGGTCTACGGGACGGTTCCGGCGAACGAGCTGTACCAAGGGAACTGCATCTTCCCGGCGCCGCCGGCGGGGACGTTCGGCACGCCGCAGACCTGGCCGGAGGTGGACGCCAAGTTCACCTGGCTGAAGGTCAAGGGGTACTACACCTTCAGCAAGGCGCTCTCCGCCGGACTCGAGTTCTGGAAGTACAAGTTCGAGGGCCTGGACTGGGCCAGCGACATGACGCAGATCTACATGGGCGGCTACGACTCGTCCGCCGCGAAGTTCGTCTTCATGGGCGTCAAGAACCCCGACTACGACGCGAAGATCTTCCGCGCCTACCTCGACTACCGCTTCTAGATTCAGGACGCGACGGTTCGCGGCGCTCGGCGCGGGCGGGGCTGGTCGCCCCTCCCGCGCCGTTCGCTGTCCGGGGACGGGCTCGGGGGCGCGATTCGCGGTCCGGATTCGCGCCGTCCACCGTAGAATCAGACCTGCGGAGGAACGGACCGGATGGCGATCGATCGGCGCGGGATCGAGGCGGCGGACGTCGCGGGGCGCCGGGACGACGCGAGCCCGGTCGAGGAGCGTCTTCGCGAGGCGCTGGAGTTCCGCGAGCGTCTCTTCGCGGCCTCCGCCGTCGGTCTGCTGGTCTACGACGACGAGGGCCGCTGCGTCATGGTCAACGACGCGGCGTCCCGCGCCATCGGCGGATCGCGCGAGCAACTGCTGTCGCAGAACTTCCGCGGGCTGGCGTCGTGGCGGGCCTCGGGGCTGCTCGACTTGGCCGAGGACGCGCTCGCGACCGGCGAAGATCGCGCCGGCGTGCTGCGCATCGTCACCACTTTCGGCCGCGACGCTTGGTGGGACTGCCGGCTCACGCCGTTCTCGGCCGGCGGGCGGCGGCATCTGCTGCTGCAGGTGAACGACGTCGGCGAGCGTCGCCGCGTCGAGGCGGCGCTGCTGGCGAGCGAGGCGCGTTTCCGCGCCTTCATGCGGCATTTCCCCGGCCTCGCCTACATCAAGGACGGCGAGGGGCGCGTGCTCTTCGCCAACGAAGGCTTCGCGCGCCACCTGGGGCTCGATCCGGACGCGCTGCTCGGCCGGACGAACGAGGAGATCTTCGGGCCCGGAACCGGCGGGGCCTTCGCGGCGGAGGATAGCCGCGTGCTCGCGTCGGGCGGCGACAGCGCGGTCGAGGAGGAGGTTCAAGGCCGGATCTGGGCGACGCGGAAGTTCTGCATCGCCGAGCCGGGCGCGCCGCCGCTCCTCGGCGGAATCACGATCGACATCTCCGAGCGGAAGCGGGCGGAAGACGCGCTCGCCGACGAGCGGGCGCGGATTCAGGCGGTCCTCGAGAACCTTCCGATGGGGGTCGTCGTCTACGACGGCGTGCCTTTCCGCTCCGTGCTCCAGAACGCGGCGGCGGAGGTGATTCTCGGGCGTCCGGCCCCGGGGGCGATCGAGGAGGCGGCGCTGGCCGGGTACTTCGAGGCGATGCGCGCCGGGACGGACGAGCCGTACCCCGCGGAGCGGATGCCGCTCGTGCAGGCGCTGCGCGGGAAGCGGACGGCGGTGGACGACATGGACGTCCGGCGGCCCGACGGAACGCGCGTTCCGCTCGAGGTGTTCGGGATCCCCATCGCGTCGCCTTCGGGCGCGCCGGCGGCGGTCGTCGTCTTCTTGGACATCACCGAGCGTAGGCGCTGGGAGGCGGTGACCGTGGCGCGGGCGCGGCTCGCCGAGTTCGCGTCCGGACGCGCCCTCGACGAGATCCTGACCCGCGCGGTGGACGACGCCGAGGCGCTGACCGGCAGCCGGATCGGGTTCTGCCACTTCCTCGAGCCGGACGAGCGCCACTTCTCCGTGCAGGTCTTTTCGACCCGGACGAACCGCGAGTTCTGCACGGCGGAGGGGCTCGGCCGGCACTGCGATCTCGACCGCGCCGGCGTGTGGGTGGACTGCGTCCGCGAGCGGCGGCCGGTGATCCACAACGACGTCGGCGCCCTTCCTCACCGCAAAGGGATGCCCGAAGGGCACCCCGCGGTCGTGCGGGAGCTGGTCGTGCCGGTCTTCCGCGACGAGAAGATCGTCGCGATGCTCGGCGTCGGGAACAAGGCGACCGACTACGACGACAGCGACGTCCGGATGGTGGCCCTCTTCGCCGACCTGGCGTGGGACTTCGCCGAGCGGAAACGGGCCGAGGCGCGGCAGCGGCGGCTCGAGGAACAGCTCGTCGCGGCGCGGCGGATGGAGTCGATCGGGCTTCTCGCCGGCGGCGTGGCGCACGACTTCAACAACATGCTCACGCCGATTCTGGGCAACGCCGAGATCCTGCTGCAGGAGCTCGGGGCCGACGACGGGCGCCGCGAGCGGGTGGAGCACATCGTGCGCGCGGCGGAGCGTTCGAAGGACCTCGTGCGTCAGCTGCTCGCGTTCGCGCGGCGCCAGACGCTGGAGATGCGTCCGGTGGACCTCAACGCCGTCGTCGAGGGGTTCCAGCGGATGCTGCGCCGGACGCTGCGCGAGAACGTGGCGATCGAGACGAGGCTCGCGCCGGACGTCGGGATGGTGCTCGCCGACGCGGGGCAGATGGAGCAGATCCTGTTGAACATCGCCCTCAACGCGCAGGACGCGATGCCCGGCGGCGGCCTCCTCGCGATCGAGACCGGCGTCGCGGACCTGGACGAAGCGTACGCCGCGGCGCACGACGGCGTCGCGCCCGGCCGGTACGCGTCGCTGGCGATCAGCGACACCGGATGCGGCATGGACGGCTCGGTCCTGTCGCGGATCTTCGAGCCGTTCTTCACGACGAAGGGGCCGGGGCGCGGGACGGGGCTCGGTCTGGCGACGGTCTACGGCATCGTCCGGCAGCACCGCGGCAGCGTTTCCGTCTACAGCGAGCCGGGGATGGGGAGCACGTTCCGGATCTACCTGCCGCGGCTCGGGGCAGCCGAGAAGGCCGCGGAGGAGGAGACGACGGCGGCCGCCGGACCGGCCGCGGAGACGGAAGAGGGGAAGGGAACGCTGCTCGTCGTTGAGGACGAAGCGGACGTCCGCTCGCTCGCCGTGGACGCGCTGCGGCGGAACGGATACTCCGTGATCGAAGCCCCCGGCGCGCAGGCGGCGCTGGCGGCCGCGGCGGCGCACGCGGGCGCGATCGACCTGCTCGTGACCGACGTCGTGCTCGCCGACGAGAACGGCCGCGAGCTCTACGAGCGGCTGGCGGCGTTGCGGCCCGGGCTCAAGGTGCTCTACATGTCGGGCTACACGGGCGAGGTCATCGACCGGCACGGCGTTCTCGCGCCGGGCGTTACGTTCCTCCAGAAGCCGTTCTCGCTGCGCGGCTTGGCGCAGAAGGTCCGCGAAGCGCTTTCGGCGCCGTAAGCGCGCTCATCCGGACGCGGCGCCGCTCCGGCGCCCGGCGATCCGCGGCGCCGCTCCGGCGCCCGGCGCCGTCCGTCAAGGTCGCGGGGGTCGGCGAGGCGATCCGTCCGTCGCGCAGGTCGCGCGAGGCCGGCGCGGCGAACGGTCCGTCCGTCAGGTCGCGTGAGGCCGGCGCGGCGCGTCGGGCCGCGCCGAGGCGCGCCATCCGCGGGCGTCGCGGTTGAGGTTCTGGCCCGGCGGCGACATCGCGCCGCGGCGCGCGTTGCGCGCGGCCCCCGTCTCGGCCGTCCCCTTCATCTCCCGGCGGACTTCCTTTCCCGGCTTCTTGGCGGGCGGCGTTCCGGCCGTGTCCTGGGCGGCGGCCTCCTTGCGCCGCGCCTCGGCGGCCGCGTTCTCCGCGGCCTTCCGCTCCATGCGGTCCGCGACCTCTCTGAGCCGCTTC is a window from the bacterium genome containing:
- a CDS encoding MtrB/PioB family outer membrane beta-barrel protein, which translates into the protein DHDKWDHQGRAVASNTQKTVRGFADVQFAQWVGLHASYSDVKFTADCIEEDCAIEDEAAGATHFDIAERKTKRYDAVLTVTPLDGLSIGLTAAQDKSDYEDSVFGLTYRKTHSYGLDVSYAFGETFSVYGGYVKDKMDWDQASRYRAASPPAQVDNPLNNWFARTRDDNKTWSLGADWKAIKDKLSFSADYTKSDGSSAQQCIPVYGTVPANELYQGNCIFPAPPAGTFGTPQTWPEVDAKFTWLKVKGYYTFSKALSAGLEFWKYKFEGLDWASDMTQIYMGGYDSSAAKFVFMGVKNPDYDAKIFRAYLDYRF
- a CDS encoding PAS domain-containing protein, yielding MAIDRRGIEAADVAGRRDDASPVEERLREALEFRERLFAASAVGLLVYDDEGRCVMVNDAASRAIGGSREQLLSQNFRGLASWRASGLLDLAEDALATGEDRAGVLRIVTTFGRDAWWDCRLTPFSAGGRRHLLLQVNDVGERRRVEAALLASEARFRAFMRHFPGLAYIKDGEGRVLFANEGFARHLGLDPDALLGRTNEEIFGPGTGGAFAAEDSRVLASGGDSAVEEEVQGRIWATRKFCIAEPGAPPLLGGITIDISERKRAEDALADERARIQAVLENLPMGVVVYDGVPFRSVLQNAAAEVILGRPAPGAIEEAALAGYFEAMRAGTDEPYPAERMPLVQALRGKRTAVDDMDVRRPDGTRVPLEVFGIPIASPSGAPAAVVVFLDITERRRWEAVTVARARLAEFASGRALDEILTRAVDDAEALTGSRIGFCHFLEPDERHFSVQVFSTRTNREFCTAEGLGRHCDLDRAGVWVDCVRERRPVIHNDVGALPHRKGMPEGHPAVVRELVVPVFRDEKIVAMLGVGNKATDYDDSDVRMVALFADLAWDFAERKRAEARQRRLEEQLVAARRMESIGLLAGGVAHDFNNMLTPILGNAEILLQELGADDGRRERVEHIVRAAERSKDLVRQLLAFARRQTLEMRPVDLNAVVEGFQRMLRRTLRENVAIETRLAPDVGMVLADAGQMEQILLNIALNAQDAMPGGGLLAIETGVADLDEAYAAAHDGVAPGRYASLAISDTGCGMDGSVLSRIFEPFFTTKGPGRGTGLGLATVYGIVRQHRGSVSVYSEPGMGSTFRIYLPRLGAAEKAAEEETTAAAGPAAETEEGKGTLLVVEDEADVRSLAVDALRRNGYSVIEAPGAQAALAAAAAHAGAIDLLVTDVVLADENGRELYERLAALRPGLKVLYMSGYTGEVIDRHGVLAPGVTFLQKPFSLRGLAQKVREALSAP